From the Bradyrhizobium ontarionense genome, the window ATTGGGCGATCTGTTCGACACGCTGCTGGCTTACGAGAACTACCCGCTCGACCGGGCCGCGCTTGCGCGGCCGGTGGGAGACCTCGCGGTCGCCCGCGTCTGGAGCGTCGATTTCGCGCATTATCCGCTCTCGATCGTCATCGTACCGAGCGGCTCGCTCGAAATCAGGTTCAACGCCCGCGCGGACATCATTCCGGAAACGACGCTGCAGGGAATTGCCGCGCAATTCGTTGCGCTTCTTGACGATCTGTCGCGGCAGACCGATCGGCCCGTGGGGGCTCTTGGAACGAGAAGGTCGTCCGTCGCACCGGCGCTGCGTGGCGCCGTGGCCGAGCAGCCCGAACCTTCGATCTGCGATGTCTTCGCGCGCCAGGCCGAACAGCGGCCCGGCGCGACGGCCATCGTCGATGGAGCGCGAAAGATCACCTATGCCGAGCTGGATGCATCGTCCAACCGGCTCGCCCGGCATCTCGTCACGTTGGGCCTGCGCAGCGGTCAATCCGTGGCCATGGTTCTGCCGAGAGGTGCGGAGCAGGTCACCACGATGCTGGCGATCCTGAAGGCCGGGGGCTGCTACATCCCGCTCGACGAAGCGCTTTCGGCCGCCCGCGTGGCTGACATCCTGACGGAATCCGGTGCGGCCTTCGTGGTGGCCGTGAAAGCGATAGACCTGTCGTTGCGCGACGGCATCACGGCGATCGTCCTCGATGATCCCAGGACCGCATCTTGCATCGCCTCGTCACCGTCAACGCCGCTCGCCATCACGGTGCATCCGCTGGCAGCCGCCTATGTGATCTACACATCCGGTTCCACGGGGCGCCCCAAGGGCGTGGTGGTGAGCCACGCGAATGTCTTGCGGCTCTTCACGGCCACGCAGCAATTCGCCTTCAATGAACAGGATTGCTGGACGCTCTTCCACTCGGTGGCGTTCGACTTCTCGGTCTGGGAGATCTGGGGCGCGCTCCTGCATGGCGGTCGCCTCGTGATCGTTCCCTGGGAGACGTCGCGCGACCCCGGCGCCTTCCTGGCCCTGGTCGAGGCGCAAGGTGTCACGATCCTGAACCAGACCCCGTCGGCGTTCTACCAGCTCCTGGACGCGATCGAACTGCAGCCCGAGCTCGCTGCGAGTTTAGCGCTTCGCTGGATCATCTTCGGCGGCGAGGCGCTCGACGTCGCGAGGCTGCGGCCTTGGTTCGACCGGTTCGGAACCGAACGGCCGCAACTCGTCAACATGTACGGAATCACCGAGACGACGGTCCATGTCACGCATCTGCTCCTGCCGGTCTCGCCGGACGCAGGCGGTAGCCCGATCGGCAGCCCGATCGATGATCTCGAAATTCACCTCCTAGATACGTCCTTGCGCGAAGTGCCAATCGGAATCATCGGCGAGGTCTTCGTCGGCGGAGGCGGCGTGTCTCGGGGCTATCTCGGGCGCCCAGATCTGACCGCCGAACGTTTCGTCGCCGATCCGGCGGACAACGGCAGACGACTCTACAGGACCGGCGATCTTGCCTTGCGGCGCGAGGATGGAAGCCTGGCGTATGTCGGCCGCTCCGATCTTCAGGTGAAGATGCGCGGCTTCCGCATCGAGCTCGGCGAAATCGAAAGCCGGCTCTCGCTGCTCGATGGCGTCAGGCAGGCGGCCGTGATCCTGCGCGAGGACGAGCCGGGGCATCGGCGGCTCGTGGGCTATGTCGTGCTGGGCGAGGATGCCGTGCATGCTGAGGCGAGCCTGCGGGCGTCGCTGGCGGCCTACCTGCCGGGCTACATGGTGCCGTCGCACATCATGATGCTGGACCGCATGCCGCTGACCCGCAACGGCAAGCTCGACCGCGACAGGCTGCCCGCGCCGGAACGCGCCGTGTCCTCGGGCAGGCGCGCCCCGCGTGACAGGCGCGAGGAAGAGATGGGCAGACTGTTCGCCGAGGTTCTCGGCCTGCCCGAGGTCGGTGTCGACGAGGAATTTTTTGCGCTGGGTGGCGACTCGCTGCGCGCGATGCGGCTGATCGGGCTGGTCAGAGCCCGCTTCCAGGTCAACTGCTCGATCCGCACGCTGTTCGACAATCCGACGGTCGAAGCCCTGGCGAACAGCATCGATCACGTCGCCCCCGAGGGGAATCCCTTGGAGGGGCTCATCGCGATCAGAGCTGCCGGCACGAGACCGCCACTCTTCTGCATCCATCCAGGTGGTGGCCTGAGCTGGGTCTATGCGCGATTGATGCGATATCTCCCGGCCGATCAGCCGATATATGCGCTGCAAGCCCGTGGCTTCAAGGACGGCGACTCGCTTGCTTCGAGCATCGAGTCGATGGCGGACGACTATCTGGCGGCCATGCGCAAGGTCCGCCCGGAAGGTCCCTACCATCTTCTCGGTTGGTCGTTCGGTGGTTTGACCGCCTATGCCATTGCATGCCGTCTGCAAGGGCAGGGCGCGGCTCCTGGGATCGTCGCGCTGCTCGATGCCTATCCGGTCCGCGCTGCGGATCAGGCCATGCCGCTCCATGACGATGAATTGCTCGCCGATCAGGTCGCGATGTTGGGGGCGGTTCCTCGGCGGAAGGGCGCGGGGTCCCTGCGCGAGGCGCTGCTAGCCGACCGCGGTGTGCTCTCCACGCTCAGTGCAGGGGATATCGACGCCCTCGTCGAGATCACGCGCAACAATGTGCGAATGGCCACGGGCTGGGAGCCGCCCCGTCTGGAAGGTGACGCGCATCTCTTCATCGCGGATGCCGGCTCCTTGCCGCCATTCGATTGGACGGACCGAGTTGGCGGGACGCTCCATCGCCACCTCATTCCCTGTCGCCATGGCGACATGCTGCAACCCGGCCCGCTCGCTCGCATCTGTCACATCCTCAACGACCTACTGACGCAAGCCAACCAGCAGGAGATCCTCTCATGACCAATCCGTTCGAAGATCCCGAGGCCCGATACCTCGTTCTCATCAATGACGAGGGGCAATATTCGCTCTGGCCCGCCTTCGCAGACGTTCCTCCCGGTTGGGAGGTCCGGCTGCGGGACGCTGCGCGCGCCGAGGCGCTTGCTTTCGTGAACGAGAATTGGACCGACATGCGTCCGCGCAGCCTGATCAAAGCCATGGAGGGCGGCACGCCATGACCGAGATCGTCGAAAGAACGGCAGAGACGCTTCGATCAAATTGGCCTGAGGCGTTTGCCCGCGACGGATACATCGTGATTCACGACGTCCTGTCAGCCGCTGAGATTGACGCATGCGCGGCGTCTCTCGCAACGCTGCGCGAACTGCGTCCGGACCTCATTGTTCCGTCGACCGCACCCGCCCGCGACCGGATCGAATCCATGGTGAGGGTGGCGCAGGCAGGAAACGAGATCGATGCGGTGGAGCAGATTGCCCTCCATCCAACGATTCGTGACGCGCTTCACCAGGTGTTCGGTCAGGCGCCGGTGGCGCGGTACACGCGGCTTCTGGCTCAATCCCCAGGCGCCTTGCCGGTCAACGCGGCGCGACGCGGCACGCCCCATCTCCACAATTTCGGGATGGCGACGCGCCCGCCGGGCGGCCGGGCGATCGCCTGGACCCCTGTCGACGACGTTCATCCCGACGCGGGCCCGATGTGGGTGCTGCCGCGGTCGCACGTCGAATTCGCCTCATTTCCGGATCGACTGCTCGATGCCATTCCGAACAGCCGCGACCGCCTGCACCAGCTCTGGCAGCACGGTGGCAGCGCGGAAGATTGGCTAAGCTGGCACGGCGAGGTCGGCGATCACTCGATGGCGATCCTCGCCGACTGGATCGAGGAGACCGGTGCTCAGCCTGTCCCGGTGATGCTTCGTAGAGGTGACGTTCTGATCTTCTCCAACGACCTACTGCATGGCTCGCTCATTGCGCGCAATCCCGACATCCCGCGCCGGATCATGTTCACCCACTATCATGCCGACGGGCGAGAGCTCTGGGAGCTCGGTGACGCCGTGGGATCTGATGAGAACCCTCACGGACCTCGGTACTTCGAGAAGCGGGACTGGGTCCGGCGCACGCGCGGACTGACAGATCCCGACAGCCTGTACCGGTTCTACGCATCCATGAAGGGATTTTTTAACTAACACATCGGGTGAATCTACCCGCACTATCCGGGATCGGATGAAAACAGATGTCGCGAGACTTTCGCGATACCGCCCCAAAACGTACCGCTTGATCGTGCACACGCGTCAACTGAACTAATCGGCGACGATGAGGGCGGATCCTCGTCTCGGTTAGTCAACTTCACAGGAAGTGCTCACAGTAACGCGTCCATGGAGACATCACCCATGATCAAGTCGCGACTTGCCTTATCAGCACTGATCAGCGCCTGCGCGCTGTTCGTGCCGTTTGCCGCGCAATCCCAGACGCTGACGACGCTCCACGCCTTCACGGGATCGGGCGACGGCCTGAAGCCAGGGCCGCTGTTGAACGCGGACGGGAAGCTGTTCGGGACGACGTCGGCTGGCGGCACCTCGAGCAAGGGGACGGTCTTCGAGATCACGGCGGCAGGTACGGAAAAGATCCTTCATTCCTTCGGAGGACCCGACGGCGCCGTTCCCTATGCCGGCGTGATGAAGTTTGGTCCTTATCTGATCGGCACGACGGTCCTCGGCGGGCCAATCCCTGCAGCGGCAGCGGTTGCGGGACCATTTTCACGATCTCGCCCCAGGCCGGCGAAACGGTCAGCTACTCGTTCCAGGGCAATAGCGACGGCAAGCTGCCGGAGTCGGGTCTGCTGGAGGTCGGCAGCGTGCTCTATGGGATCACCGCGCTCGGTGGCGGGGCCGGATGTGGTGGTGGCGGCTGCGGGACAGTCTTCAAGTTCGCCCCTGGGAGCAACCGTGCCATCGTCGTCTATTCCTTCGCCGGGCAAAGCGACGGACAGCCTCCCGTGGCCGGGCTGGTCCGGGTTGGAGACAACCTCTTTGGAACGACGGCTGGCGGCGGGGCCTCGGGGCGGGGCACGGTGTTCGCCATCAATCTGGCCACGGGCGCGGAAAGGGTCCTGCACGCATTCGCGGGGAGCGATGGTGCTCAGCCTCTGAGTGCGCTCACGTATGTCCGCGGCAGACTCTACGGAACGACCTTCGCAGGCGGCGCGTCGGACAATGGCACGGTCTTCTCGATCGATCCCGCTTCGGGAGCCCTGTCGGTTCTCCACTTCTTTGGCGGCGACGATGGAGCGAACCCGGCCGCGGCCCTGGTCGAAGTGAAGGGCCAACTTTATGGAAGCACCAGAGGGGGAGGAGCCGGGGATTTCGGCACCCTGTTCCGCATCAATCCCAGCACCGGCAATTTCCAGATGGTCTATCAATTCAGCGGCGGCCTGGACGGCGCCAATCCGGCCGCCGCTCTGGTCAATTGCGACGGCATTCTCTTCGGGACGACGGCGCATGGCGGGTCGAGCGTGGACGGAGGCACGGTGTTCAGGTTTCAGCCGCCCAAGCCTGTTTTGTCGCGAAGGCACGGTCCGGCCGCGGAGCGGCAACGAGCCGGCTGAACGGCGGCTTTTGCTCCGGTGCTTCTGACCGTTGCCTCGTCAGAACCAAGGCATGCGCGGCTCTACGAGACCAAGCGCGGCGAGGAGAAATCGGCGCGCGCAGGCTCCTTCGAGCCAGTGGTCCGATCCCTCTTTCCGTACTTGGAGATCCGAAGCTCGGGATCACCCCGAGCTTCAGTCTCGTGTCAGTCACCGTTGATTCTGCATGTCTGATCCAAAGATTCGCAAGTTCAACCATGGCGCGGATCACGCACGCGTTGTGACGCGAGCCGTCCGGCGATACTGACGGATGCATTCTGATAAGCGGCAATCACCGATCGATATTGGCAACTAACACGCAAGCCTTGCAGGAGAGTATTTTCCAGGCGTGGCAAGGACACATCAATTGCGTGATCCATTGGTCTGGATTGAAGCCTGCCGGGAGCATGAAGCTTCGTCCAAGGGAATTTCCGTAATCGGATTTCGGGAAAAATTGGAAGTTGGTTGCCTGCTTTGTCTCAACCTTGCGTTTGGCAAATTTGCGCTGTGTTGCTGCCTGAATCGGTTCCTAGCTATCAAGCAGAGCTAATAGAAAATCACTGAGGGGATCTGGGGTGACATGGTGAGACGCAGTCTGCTTACAATGCTGTTGACGACGGTGGCGCACAACGCCTTCGCTCAATCTGCCGGAGGGACGGCTCCAATCGCTGTCCCGGAAGTCGTCGTCTCCGCACCGACGCAATACGATCCTTACAGCGGAAAATACAACGGGGCCGTCGCCGAGACATCCGATGTGACCGGCGTCAACAAGCCGATCCTCGACACGCCACGCTCGGTCTACGTCGTCACCCCGCAGACGCTTCAGCAGCAGATGCCGCAAAGCCTCGTCGAAGCGGTCCGTAGCATTCCGGGCGTCTATGCCGGAAACGGTACCGGCGGCAACACGGACTACCTCACCCTGAAGGGATTCGAGGTCAATACGACGGACGCGATCCTGGTCGGCAGTGGCAACGGGCTGCTGGTCGACGGTGTTCGAGCGCCGATGAATCGTGCGCTGAACGCGAACTCGAACAGCGTCGAACTTCTCAGCGGGCCCGCCTCCTACCTCTATGGCTATTCGTCTGAGGGCGGCGTTTTGAACGTCAACCGGAAGCTGCCGCTCCCGGAAGCCCATTACACGGCGGAATTCCTTGGCGGCCTGCCCAGCGGCGATTTCAAGAACTTCGCAGGTTCGATCGATGCGACCGGGCCGCTGGCCAAGACGGCCGATGGCGTGTTTGCCTACCGATTCGTCGCCAGTGCGTCGAAGAGCGACCCCTGGCGCACGGGCAACCCGGTCAGCCGCGATGAGCTCATTGCGCCGACGTTGGCGTATTACAGCGATATGGTCAATTCGGTGCTCGCCTACGAGCATGGGCAGAACAGGCAACCCTATGACCGGGGTGTCACCAGCTTCAACAACGCGCCGCTGAATATCCCGCGGACGGTGTCATACTCAGAGCCATTCTCGAACTATAGCGAGAAATACGACTGGGTTCATGGCCATACCGACTTCAATCTCGACAAAAACACCGATTTTCATCTCAAATACTCCTATGCCTCCACGCAGATGAACCAGTCGGTGATCCGGTCCGACAACCAGAGCGACTTCAATGCCGCGACTGGCGACCTCAAGCGCTACTTCTCCACGAACGGGCCCGATGGCCGCGTCACTGACCAAGGTCTCATCGGCTTCAGCGGCGCCCACCGCTTCGACACGGGAATTCTGCGTCATGAGGTCCAGGCCGGCGCCGACTATTACGACGCGACGCTGACCGAAAACAACGTGTGGAACAGCAAGAGTTTCGGCGGATTCAATCTCTACAATCCGGTCTATGGTCAGGCCAATTTTGGGACGTTGACCGCCACGAGCCATCCGGCTGGCGAGCCGCTTTCACTGCAGAAGATCCGCGAGCTCGGCGTATTCGCGCAGGATGCCGTCACACTCGGCAGGCTGACGCTCACCGGCGGTGGCCGCTACGCACAGATCTATGAATATCAGCGCTATGCGGGTTCGACCCAAACCGACTATACGTCTTACGCTTTCCTGCCGTCGACCTCGGCTCTGTTGAAGATCAACGACAGCGCCTCGCTGTTCGCCGATTATTCGAAATCCTATCGACCCAACATCTTCGCCACGGGCCTTGGCGTGAACCTCAAATTCGTCGGACCGATCCTGCCTCAGCAGGGCACCGGCTACGAAGGCGGCATCAAGGCCAAGTTCCTGGACGGCAAACTGCTGGCGCAAGCGTCCGTGTTCCGGATCGACAAGACCAACGTCCAGACACTGATCGGCAGCGCCCTGACGTTTCAGCAGGCCCAGCGCTCGGAAGGCGTTGCGCTCTCGCTGCTCGGCAAGATCACGCCGAACGTGGACGTCAATGTCGCCTACAGCCATCAGCGCGTCTACGTGACCGACGACATCGCGGCGAACAACACGATCGGCAAGCAGGTGGTCAACGCGCCCAGCGACATTTTTGCGCTGTTCGGTGCCTATCATTTCATGGACGGAGCGCTCGACGGCCTCACGGTGTCCGCGGGGCTGAGCGGTGCCACCAGGAACGCCGTCGATTCGAAGAACACGTTCTTTCTGCCAAGTTATGTGATCGCCAACGCCGGCGTGTCCTACAGCTTCAAGCCGCAGCCTGGAGGACCGCTGACGACACTGTCCTTCAAGGTCAACAACCTGTTCGACACGACCTATTATCCGTCGTCGGGAAGCAAGACGAACTGGATCACGGTCGGTGACCCGCGCACCTTCCTCTTCAGCATGAAAGTGAGCCTCTAAAGCCGAGCAACGAGGTGACATGATCGTCGCCACGGGTGCAACGAAGCCGCGACGGACTGAGGAATGTCGCGGCTTCGGCGACGTGAGGGAGCTGCGCCAGCACCGCTCTCGCTCGTGTTCTCGAGTGCTGCAAGGCTATGGCCGTTGCGACGTGCGCAATGCTCACCAGGCTGCGCGGGTCCCCGAACGATCCTCGCGGCGCAAGCCGAAGATCGGCTGCTCAATAGGCGCCAAAGCCATCCGTCACGATCTCATCGGACTCGTTCCCATACCTCTCAATAGCTGTGGTGCGTCGGCCAGTGCCGATCAGCGGCCCAGCATATTTGGCCAACGGAAACCAGGCGCTGGCGTACGCAACCATGTGCGCCTTCCAAAGCTAACCGGCTGCGATGACGCGATTAACGTTCTTGGTGACAGGACGGAGCCGATCTCCGGGCCTCCTGGCGAGCGTCCGGCTTTCTCAATGAGTAAACGTGATCGGAATGGTCAGGAC encodes:
- a CDS encoding TonB-dependent siderophore receptor, whose product is MVRRSLLTMLLTTVAHNAFAQSAGGTAPIAVPEVVVSAPTQYDPYSGKYNGAVAETSDVTGVNKPILDTPRSVYVVTPQTLQQQMPQSLVEAVRSIPGVYAGNGTGGNTDYLTLKGFEVNTTDAILVGSGNGLLVDGVRAPMNRALNANSNSVELLSGPASYLYGYSSEGGVLNVNRKLPLPEAHYTAEFLGGLPSGDFKNFAGSIDATGPLAKTADGVFAYRFVASASKSDPWRTGNPVSRDELIAPTLAYYSDMVNSVLAYEHGQNRQPYDRGVTSFNNAPLNIPRTVSYSEPFSNYSEKYDWVHGHTDFNLDKNTDFHLKYSYASTQMNQSVIRSDNQSDFNAATGDLKRYFSTNGPDGRVTDQGLIGFSGAHRFDTGILRHEVQAGADYYDATLTENNVWNSKSFGGFNLYNPVYGQANFGTLTATSHPAGEPLSLQKIRELGVFAQDAVTLGRLTLTGGGRYAQIYEYQRYAGSTQTDYTSYAFLPSTSALLKINDSASLFADYSKSYRPNIFATGLGVNLKFVGPILPQQGTGYEGGIKAKFLDGKLLAQASVFRIDKTNVQTLIGSALTFQQAQRSEGVALSLLGKITPNVDVNVAYSHQRVYVTDDIAANNTIGKQVVNAPSDIFALFGAYHFMDGALDGLTVSAGLSGATRNAVDSKNTFFLPSYVIANAGVSYSFKPQPGGPLTTLSFKVNNLFDTTYYPSSGSKTNWITVGDPRTFLFSMKVSL
- a CDS encoding choice-of-anchor tandem repeat GloVer-containing protein — encoded protein: MLYGITALGGGAGCGGGGCGTVFKFAPGSNRAIVVYSFAGQSDGQPPVAGLVRVGDNLFGTTAGGGASGRGTVFAINLATGAERVLHAFAGSDGAQPLSALTYVRGRLYGTTFAGGASDNGTVFSIDPASGALSVLHFFGGDDGANPAAALVEVKGQLYGSTRGGGAGDFGTLFRINPSTGNFQMVYQFSGGLDGANPAAALVNCDGILFGTTAHGGSSVDGGTVFRFQPPKPVLSRRHGPAAERQRAG
- a CDS encoding phytanoyl-CoA dioxygenase family protein, producing MTEIVERTAETLRSNWPEAFARDGYIVIHDVLSAAEIDACAASLATLRELRPDLIVPSTAPARDRIESMVRVAQAGNEIDAVEQIALHPTIRDALHQVFGQAPVARYTRLLAQSPGALPVNAARRGTPHLHNFGMATRPPGGRAIAWTPVDDVHPDAGPMWVLPRSHVEFASFPDRLLDAIPNSRDRLHQLWQHGGSAEDWLSWHGEVGDHSMAILADWIEETGAQPVPVMLRRGDVLIFSNDLLHGSLIARNPDIPRRIMFTHYHADGRELWELGDAVGSDENPHGPRYFEKRDWVRRTRGLTDPDSLYRFYASMKGFFN
- a CDS encoding MbtH family protein codes for the protein MTNPFEDPEARYLVLINDEGQYSLWPAFADVPPGWEVRLRDAARAEALAFVNENWTDMRPRSLIKAMEGGTP